The genomic segment TTCCCCGCCATCAACGTCAACGACTCGGTCACCAAAAGCAAGTTCGACAACCTTTACGGCTGCCGCGAATCCCTGGTGGACAGCATCAAGCGCGCCACCGATGTGATGGTGGCTGGTAAACAGGCCCTGGTGATGGGATACGGCGATGTGGGCAAGGGCTCGGCCCAGTCCCTGCGGGGCCTCGGCGCCACCGTCTGCATTGCCGAGGTTGATCCGATCTGCGCTCTGCAGGCCGCCATGGAGGGCTATCGCGTCGTCCGCCTGGAGGATGTGGTCGAGGACATGGACATCTTCGTGACCGCCACCGGCAACTACCAGGTGATCCGCAACGAGCACCTGCTGAAGATGAAGGATGAGGCCATCGTCTGCAACATCGGCCACTTCGACAATGAGATCGATGTCGCCTCCCTCAAGACTTACGAGTGGGAGAACATCAAGCCGCAGGTTGATCACATCACCCTGCCTAGCGGCAACAGGATCATCCTGCTGGCGGAAGGCCGTCTGGTGAACCTGGGCTGCGCCACAGGCCACCCCAGCTTCGTGATGAGCAACTCCTTCACCAACCAGGTGCTGGCCCAGATCGAGCTGTTCACCAAAGGCAACGAGTACGGCAAGGAGGTGTATGTGCTGCCCAAGCACCTCGATGAGATGGTGGCCCGTCTCCACCTCGATCGCATCGGCGCCAAGCTCACCGAGCTCAGCAAGGACCAGGCCGACTACATCAACGTGCCGGTGGAGGGTCCCTTCAAGCCCGACCACTACCGCTACTGATCGCTCAGCGGATCAGAACCGTCGCCCCATGGAAGACTTGCGCCGTTTCGCGCGGTCTCCATGGGGCTTTCTGATGCCATCACACAACTGCCTGAGCTGATCGGCCAGGCCGTGGAGGCCAACCAATGGCTCGGGTACACCGCGATCTTCGCCGCGATGTTTCTCGAGAACTTGTTTCCCCCGATCCCATCGGAGCTGATCATGCCCCTGGGAGGGTTCTATGTGCAGCAGGGTCAGCTGCAGCTGGTTCCCGTGGTGGTGGCAGGGCTGCTGGGGACGGTGCTGGGAGCACTCCCCTGGTACGGGATCGGTCGCTTGATCAATGAAGACAGGATCGAACAGTGGCTGGTGCGCCACGGTCGCTGGATCGGCATCAGCCCGGAGGAGCTGGCGCGGAGTCACCGTTGGTTCACCCGCTACGGCAACGCCCTGGTGTTCTGGGGGCGACTGGTGCCTGGAATCCGCACGTTGATTTCGGTCCCCGCCGGGATCGAGATGATGTCGATGGGGCCTTTCCTGATCTGGACAACAGCCGGCAGCCTGATCTGGACATTGCTGCTCACCATCGCCGGCATGCTGCTCGGAGAGGGTTACAGCAATGTCGAGGTCTGGATCGACCCCGTCTCCAAGGTCGTCAAGGTTCTTCTCGTCATCGCTGTGCTGGCCGGCGGCATCTGGCTGTGCCTGCGGATCTGGCGCCGCCGTCAGTCACCTGACTGAACAGTCATCGGACTGACGAACGGCACCCGACTGCCTGTTCAGAAGGGAATCTCTTCGTCACTGGCCTGGTTGCCGCCGAAACTGCCAGCTGCAGCCTCGTTGTCGCGTTTGGATCCGAGCAGTTCCAGACGGTCAACGCGGACGACAGGTTTGCTGCGTTCCTCACCGCTATTGCGGTCGTTCCAGCGATCCAGTTTGAAACTGCCGACGATTCCCAGCAGGGACCCTTTCTTGACGTAGTCAGCGGCGACCTGGGCCTGTTTGCCCCAGATTTCAAGGTTGAACCAGTCGGGCTCGTCGTCCCGGCTGCGCCGGTTGACGGCCATTGTGAGGTTGGCAACAACGCTGCCTGATTCGAAGTAGCGGACTTCGGGATCCCGGCCGGCACGGCCGACGAGGGTGACGGAATTCACGCCCATGGATGACTCTTTTCTGGTGATGTGGTCAATGATGCGCCACAGATGAGGTGGCTGCTTTTAAGGAGTTCCACCCCTGACGTCGGACGTATCAGATCTGTCCGGAAATCGCCCTTAAACTTCATCGATCTGTGTCCGGTGTCTGTGTTTCTCCGTCGCTTCCAGCTGTCACGAGACATCGGCATCGATCTGGGCACTGCCAACACCCTGATCTACGTCTCCGGCCGCGGCATTGTTCTGCAGGAGCCCTCCGTGGTCGCTCTGGATCTGGAGCGCGGCGCCACCTTGGCCGTGGGGGATGAAGCGAAGCTGATGCTCGGTCGCACTCCCGGCAACATCCGGGCAGTCCGCCCGCTGCGGGACGGCGTCATCGCCGATTTCGATGCTGCGGAACAGATGCTGAAAACCTTCATCAACAAGGGGAACGAAGGGCGCGGAATCATGGCTCCCCGTCTGGTGGTCGGCATTCCCAGCGGCGTCACCGGGGTCGAGCGGCGGGCGGTCCGCGAGGCCGGGATGGCTGGGGCCCGCGAGGTGCATCTCATCGATGAGCCGGTCGCTGCGGCGATCGGCGCCGGCCTTCCCGTCACCGAGCCGGTTGGAACGATGATGGTTGATATCGGCGGTGGCACCACCGAGGTGGCCGTGCTGAGTCTTGGTGGCACGGTCCTGAGTGAATCGGTGCGGGTCGCCGGTGATGAAATCAGCGATTCGATCGGGGTGTATCTCAAGAAGGTCCACAACATGGTGGTGGGTGAGCGCACCGCTGAGGACATCAAGATCCGTATCGGTTCGGCCTTCCCGGACGATGAATTCGATCAGCAGTCCATGGATGTGCGCGGACTGCACCTGCTCTCGGGTCTGCCTCGCACCGTCAATCTCAAGGCAGGCGACCTGCGTGAGGCCATCGCTGAACCACTCAAAGTGATTGTCGAGGCCGTCAAGCGAACCCTCGAGCGCACACCCCCTGAGCTCGCTGCCGACATCGTTGACCGCGGCATCATGCTGGCCGGCGGTGGCGCACTGGTGCGTGGGATCAGTGACCTGATCAGCCACGAGACAGGGATCTTTGTCCATGTGGCGGAGGATCCTCTTCTGTGCGTTGTCAATGGCTGCGGTCAGGTTCTGGAGGATTGGAAGCGTCTGCAGCGGGTGGTCGATACGCCTGAATTCGTTCGCTCCGCTGTGACTGCCTGATCCCGTGGCACCAACCCAGTGGCCCGGCGGCAGCCGATGGCGGGGTGTTCTGACGTTCTGGCCATGGTTGATCCTGTTGGTGGCCTTCGTTCTGGTTCGAGCCAGCAAGGGTGCTGGTTTCGCTGATGCCTACGCCTTGTTGACCCGTCCGTTCTGGCCGGGTCCCGCCCAGAGTGAGTGGCTGGGCGCCGCGGCGGATCTTGAAGCAAGGGCATCGCTCCAGCTGCTGGAGGCCGACAACAGGCGCCTGCGTGGATTGCTCGGGTTGCAGGAAGGAGGGAACAGTCTTTCAGCCGCTGTCATCTCGCGCTCACCTCGCGGATGGTGGCAGCAACTCGAGCTCGGCAAAGGGGCCTTGAACGGCATCACGGCAGGTGATGCGGTGATGGGTCCGGGCGGCTTGGTGGGGCAGGTGCAGAGCGTCACGCCCACCACCAGTCGGGTGAAGTTGCTGACGGCTCCTGGGACGGAGGTCGGTGTCTGGCTTCCCCGCACGCGCAGCCATGGATTGCTTGTGGGGATGGGCACCAGTCGCCCGCAGCTTCGGTTCATTGAGAAGGATCCCAGCGTGCGGCCAGGTGATCTGGTGAGCACGTCGCCCGCGAGCACCCTTCTGCCGGCCAACCTGCCTGTCGGCGTGGTTCAGTCCGTGGATGAACGGGCTGTCCCTGCTCCCCACGCCGTTGTGCAGTTGATCGCCGCTCCCGAGGCGATCGACTGGGTTCAGGTCCGCCTGCGCTGACGATGGCACGACTGCATCGTCAGCCCCTTTGCCTTGCCACGGCCCTCCTGGTTCCCCTGTTGACTCTGGCGACTCCGAGCTGGTTCGGCGTCGCCGGCGTCGGCCCCGCCTGGGCTGTGCTCTGGCTGCTGCCCTGGGCCCTGGTTGATGGCCCTGTCTCCGGCGGCTTCGCAGGGGTGTCCCTGGGTCTGGTGCTCGATGGACTCAGCCTTGGTGGTGTCACGCAGGTGCCGGCGTTGCTGTTGCTGGGCTGGTGGTGGGGCCGCCTCGGTCGTCGCGCACCACCGATTCAGCGCAGCCTCAATCTTGGTTTGCTGGCCTGGATCGGCAGTGTTGCCCTCGGGCTCAGCCTGATCGTGCAGGTTCTGGTTGTTCAGGGCGGTGAGCTGGGTCCCTGGATGGCTGGCTGGGCCTGGAAGACCACCTGGAGTCAGTCCCTGATGACGGCGTTGCTGGCGCCGATGCTGGTGTCGATTCAGCTGTTGATCTGGCGACGGAGGGCACCGGCGTGAAGCAGCTCTGGACGCGCCGCCAAATCCTGCTGGCTGCAGCAGCCGGTTCACTGGCGGCCTGTGGTCGACCGACCATGCCAGGCCAGGAGCTGGATCTCTGGACGCTGCAGCTGGCTCCGAAATTCAATCCTTACTTCGCTGATCTGCTGGCCGATTGGACGCGCAGTCACCCCGGTCTTCCGGTGCGTTGGACGGACCTGCCCTGGGGCTCAGTGGAACGCAAGTTACTGGCGGCAGTCTTTGCACGCACGGCTCCCGATCTGGTGAATCTCAATCCGCCCTTTGCGGCCAATCTCGCCAGCAAGGGGGGGCTCAGCGATCTTTCGCCGCTGCTGACAAGCGATGTGGAGGAGCGTTACCTCCCTTCCGTCTGGCAGGCCTGTCGTGATGACGAGGCCGGTCAGATCGCCATCCCCTGGTACCTCACGGTGCGGCTCAGCCTCGTGAACCGGAGCCTGCTGGATCAGGCCGGCATCGCCACACCGCCGCGCTACTGGAGTGAGATTCCGGATTTCGCCCGCCGCTTGCGCGACAAAACCGGTCGCTACGGCCTGTTCGTGACCGTGGTCCCGGATGACTCGGCCGAGATGCTGGAAACGCTGGTGCAGATGGGTGTGCAGCTGCTGGATGACCGGCGCCGCGCTGCCTTTGACAGACCTGCTGGCCGTCGGGCCTTTCGTTTCTGGACCGATCTCTACCGCGCTGGGCTTTTGCCCCGCGAAGTCGTCAGCCAGGGCCAGCGAAGGGCGATCGAGCTCTTCCAGAGCGGTGATCTGGCCCTGGCGGCGACAGGCGCTGAATTTCTGCGCAGCATTCAGACCAATGCGCCCGGTGTGGCTGCAGTCACCGAACCCCATCCCCCGCTCACCGGACCTGACGGCACGGCCAATGTGGCCCTGATGACCCTGGCTGTGCCGAGTCAGAGCCATCG from the Synechococcus sp. KORDI-100 genome contains:
- the ahcY gene encoding adenosylhomocysteinase, whose protein sequence is MVAAPTTTTELKLATDYIIADLNLADFGRKELDIAETEMPGLMALRKKYGQEKPLKGARIAGSLHMTIQTAVLIETLVELGAEVRWASCNIFSTQDHAAAAIAAQNIPVFAVKGETLEEYWDYTHRILEWGDGGSPNMILDDGGDATGLVMLGSQAEQDITVLDNPSNEEETFLFASIRKKLAQDPSFYSRTKAQILGVTEETTTGVARLYKMQKSGELPFPAINVNDSVTKSKFDNLYGCRESLVDSIKRATDVMVAGKQALVMGYGDVGKGSAQSLRGLGATVCIAEVDPICALQAAMEGYRVVRLEDVVEDMDIFVTATGNYQVIRNEHLLKMKDEAIVCNIGHFDNEIDVASLKTYEWENIKPQVDHITLPSGNRIILLAEGRLVNLGCATGHPSFVMSNSFTNQVLAQIELFTKGNEYGKEVYVLPKHLDEMVARLHLDRIGAKLTELSKDQADYINVPVEGPFKPDHYRY
- a CDS encoding DedA family protein — translated: MGLSDAITQLPELIGQAVEANQWLGYTAIFAAMFLENLFPPIPSELIMPLGGFYVQQGQLQLVPVVVAGLLGTVLGALPWYGIGRLINEDRIEQWLVRHGRWIGISPEELARSHRWFTRYGNALVFWGRLVPGIRTLISVPAGIEMMSMGPFLIWTTAGSLIWTLLLTIAGMLLGEGYSNVEVWIDPVSKVVKVLLVIAVLAGGIWLCLRIWRRRQSPD
- a CDS encoding single-stranded DNA-binding protein, encoding MGVNSVTLVGRAGRDPEVRYFESGSVVANLTMAVNRRSRDDEPDWFNLEIWGKQAQVAADYVKKGSLLGIVGSFKLDRWNDRNSGEERSKPVVRVDRLELLGSKRDNEAAAGSFGGNQASDEEIPF
- a CDS encoding rod shape-determining protein, which codes for MFLRRFQLSRDIGIDLGTANTLIYVSGRGIVLQEPSVVALDLERGATLAVGDEAKLMLGRTPGNIRAVRPLRDGVIADFDAAEQMLKTFINKGNEGRGIMAPRLVVGIPSGVTGVERRAVREAGMAGAREVHLIDEPVAAAIGAGLPVTEPVGTMMVDIGGGTTEVAVLSLGGTVLSESVRVAGDEISDSIGVYLKKVHNMVVGERTAEDIKIRIGSAFPDDEFDQQSMDVRGLHLLSGLPRTVNLKAGDLREAIAEPLKVIVEAVKRTLERTPPELAADIVDRGIMLAGGGALVRGISDLISHETGIFVHVAEDPLLCVVNGCGQVLEDWKRLQRVVDTPEFVRSAVTA
- the mreC gene encoding rod shape-determining protein MreC, which encodes MAPTQWPGGSRWRGVLTFWPWLILLVAFVLVRASKGAGFADAYALLTRPFWPGPAQSEWLGAAADLEARASLQLLEADNRRLRGLLGLQEGGNSLSAAVISRSPRGWWQQLELGKGALNGITAGDAVMGPGGLVGQVQSVTPTTSRVKLLTAPGTEVGVWLPRTRSHGLLVGMGTSRPQLRFIEKDPSVRPGDLVSTSPASTLLPANLPVGVVQSVDERAVPAPHAVVQLIAAPEAIDWVQVRLR
- a CDS encoding sugar ABC transporter substrate-binding protein — its product is MKQLWTRRQILLAAAAGSLAACGRPTMPGQELDLWTLQLAPKFNPYFADLLADWTRSHPGLPVRWTDLPWGSVERKLLAAVFARTAPDLVNLNPPFAANLASKGGLSDLSPLLTSDVEERYLPSVWQACRDDEAGQIAIPWYLTVRLSLVNRSLLDQAGIATPPRYWSEIPDFARRLRDKTGRYGLFVTVVPDDSAEMLETLVQMGVQLLDDRRRAAFDRPAGRRAFRFWTDLYRAGLLPREVVSQGQRRAIELFQSGDLALAATGAEFLRSIQTNAPGVAAVTEPHPPLTGPDGTANVALMTLAVPSQSHRREEAVDFAAYLTNAANQTRFATEARVLPSSRQALMTIRNALEQEQPTTAAEVQIRAARLLSAQTLETARVLVPALPGIKRLQKILYTQLQKAMLDQIGSDQAVVSAAEEWNQYSRSRWPDA